The proteins below come from a single Bos mutus isolate GX-2022 unplaced genomic scaffold, NWIPB_WYAK_1.1 CTG534, whole genome shotgun sequence genomic window:
- the LOC102277861 gene encoding LOW QUALITY PROTEIN: interferon-induced very large GTPase 1-like (The sequence of the model RefSeq protein was modified relative to this genomic sequence to represent the inferred CDS: inserted 1 base in 1 codon; substituted 1 base at 1 genomic stop codon) produces MDTAESMPNEPLFRGKNRQDLQEMLREGLAVEYXLSKLQEHLGVTSAHALQHLEEKDLQKLKYQVQHSWEKRALDKLLNLSHSNTLSELQESWVESLKKRKMEAEQALQEQREMLSEWRQQQEEAVGKKEAVLRQTMEIPKEFKPSPEKALGEVMEDTQRQLNLMEGTISYRKILSDRELVRHASAGLSLQGIYKTSDQRCLMEKKEELLCVPKEFVLRGPNQCTRMEMKEFASSQEESMFTQTVEKLGFSVTALSQGGCWGISLEDGIDQSMHSESKKIQQSHCTHSYFCSTKFIYIPLASCIFPIDQLQLSNAALQDLKYIEDLLGQSEDPDKLLLLRHRTEAFFQRFGSHADQGPLHLGGIYWWKAISEGFQKEQLAEVKQQAAEALDIYIRGSYSGFGVNTGTGLDMSDSHSKKASQRTTFQNLQTKVKLSMAQTGGPPESNGFFDWKAGLVANNQTWCVIDRGLQLVPVWDIVLYGHRDDFKDPLKVANCLKDSYTDLTELTAQIQEGEEFLSIEKEAIIFLEAVKSWKVFDPEEQLKRLINFMQRLRQKTESYTIWTNICLKDRGLQNFLVNTVNFCKNISIYETKFIKSQLSSLLDPHIYTVKNFPQVQSIMQWIFQSEPKEDDVHITQFSELIEIFKKAQNDLREVKANSESTELVEEAQRKLTYEVSLSLGCFLKYLRETGKPDTHVLLLLIASGAGYHADHNTFQYLLGHDELHFLLDKMQTVQNKYQELKNTCNYRAQAFLVLTGLTATAGIKALSXEDKTQRLALIKHHMGQSLTKEVVHVLTNHGDHDWENLGKDLRLLIDGKYEDTVSSFQLEEVIKELQSVFHEKKERHESHDNENKKEEVIENGAFQDLLQRLGLEYYYPRKMSRADFQLIHKTSVKNTQPCSERELPFYFLQKLLMLDYGLRYLIIKHEEYTENQVYSITSNQENEAFDPYEDLLEESVSPTKPSAATKVRPYVHPMDVQMAILHCADDFARQYILDKLSICQFALPLLIPNPCNAQIEFSLWSLRQIRRSWQQVGKSIKEEKDNYTNQQMCCVSAPIVSFIRVGTGFSASKSQIMNCLLSERKHDVFFHRHCKGSRRDCLFMGGVVEIAWFCPGGEEQDRFDNCLTFTNLHGDAKEYEKQLAFLKEVSSIIVILMSISDDNKGNRKIVSDMCQSTKPLILLLDDKGKVTVDNSGPRVRIGIRNRNEAELIGELTTTIRRLLELSNTALSLENCAQVARKQGMLIDEDQRDCKEAKEKAKGLMTLLREMEIPQVKENLLPLQGKLWQLWCKKDKELYHLREKGNRSIEQHKSETETEKQKIRHKQLRKAFPLNALMRPVLEILQNLSETHTKLYFLQWLNVALDNLTAGHLENLNEKKKALVLKKKEEAPKSSSLKDWQKEIEAISREINDCTLGIEHILREAGQIYEALEEASPMKDTLFLSLPHIAADLMISGVPIELMDGDVSYVPLRWVAAVFDKLSEKLGNKRLFVLSVLGLQSSGKSTLLNALFGLQFTVSAGRCTRGAYMQLLKVEETFTAEFGFDFVLVVDTEGLRAPELSNKSQKHDNELATFVIGLGSLTLINIFGENPSEMQDILQIVVQAFMRMKQVKISPSCLFVHQNVGEVTANDKTMDGRRRLEERLDEMAAIAAEEEQCSDVTCFSDVI; encoded by the exons ATGGACACAGCAGAGTCTATGCCCAATGAACCCCTGTTTAGAGGCAAAAATAGGCAAGATCTCCAAGAGATGCTCAGAGAAGGACTGGCAGTTGAGTACTAGTTGTCAAAGCTGCAGGAACACTTGGGTGTGACTTCTGCCCATGCTTTACAACACCTAGAAGAAAAAGACCTCCAGAAACTGAAATACCAGGTGCAACATTCCTGGGAGAAAAGGGCCCTGGATAAACTGCTTAACCTGTCACACTCAAATACTCTTTCAGAGTTACAGGAGTCTTGGGTGGAAtcattaaagaaaaggaagatggagGCAGAACAGGCACTGCAGGAACAAAGAGAAATGCTGTCAGAATGGAGGCAACAACAGGAAGAGGCAGTGGGGAAAAAGGAAGCAGTGCTGAGGCAAACAATGGAGATCCCCAAAGAGTTCAAGCCATCTCCTGAAAAGGCCCTAGGAGAAGTCATGGAAGATACGCAGAGACAACTCAACCTTATGGAAGGGACAATTTCTTACAGGAAAATCCTTTCTGATAGAGAACTGGTGAGACATGCATCTGCAGGACTATCCCTACAGGGAATTTACAAAACCAGTGACCAAAGGTGTCTtatggagaagaaagaagagctaCTCTGTGTCCCCAAGGAGTTTGTACTCCGTGGCCCTAATCAGTGTACACGGATGGAAATGAAGGAATTTGCATCTTCTCAAGAGGAATCCATGTTCACTCAGACTGTAGAGAAGCTGGGCTTCAGTGTAACAGCCTTATCACAGGGTGGATGTTGGGGAATTAGCCTGGAAGATGGTATCGATCAGAGCATGCATTCAGAATCCAAGAAAATACAACAGTCACATTGTACACACTCTTATTTCTGCTCAACCAAGTTCATCTATATCCCACTGGCCTCCTGCATCTTTCCCATTGACCAGCTCCAACTTTCTAATGCTGCTCTCCAGGATTTAAAATACATTGAAGACCTTTTGGGTCAGTCAGAAGACCCAGACAAACTACTCTTGCTGAGGCATAGGACTGAAGCCTTCTTCCAGAGGTTTGGGTCTCATGCTGATCAGGGCCCTCTGCACCTCGGGGGAATCTACTGGTGGAAAGCCATTTCAGAGGGTTTCCAAAAAGAGCAGCTGGCAGAAGTGAAACAGCAAGCAGCAGAGGCCCTGGATATTTACATAAGGGGCAGTTACAGTGGCTTTGGAGTGAACACTGGTACAGGTCTGGATATGTCAGACTCTCATTCGAAAAAAGCCTCTCAGAGAACAACCTTCCAAAATCTCCAAACCAAAGTCAAATTATCTATGGCCCAGACAGGTGGCCCACCAGAATCAAATGGCTTTTTTGACTGGAAAGCTGGTCTAGTTGCCAATAATCAAACTTGGTGTGTCATTGACCGTGGACTTCAGCTGGTACCTGTTTGGGACATTGTCCTCTATGGCCACAGAGACGATTTTAAGGATCCTCTTAAAGTAGCTAATTGTCTGAAAGACAGCTATACTGATCTGACTGAACTCACTGCCCAGATCCAGGAGGGAGAAGAATTCTTGAGTATTGAGAAGGAGGCTATAATTTTCCTAGAGGCTGTGAAATCCTGGAAAGTTTTTGATCCTGAAGAACAGCTTAAAAGGCTGATAAATTTTATGCAAAGATTGAGGCAAAAAACTGAAAGTTATACCATTTGGACTAATATATGCCTCAAAGACAGGGGTCTGCAGAATTTTCTAGTAAACACTGTAAACTTTTGCAAAAACATTTCCATTTATGAAACTAAATTTATTAAATCTCAGTTGAGTAGTCTTTTGGATCCTCACATTTATACAGTAAAAAACTTTCCTCAGGTTCAATCCATTATGCAGTGGATATTTCAGTCAGAACCAAAGGAAGACGATGTCCATATCACCCAATTTTCTGaattaattgaaatatttaaaaaagcacaGAATGACCTTAGGGAAGTAAAGGCCAACTCTGAATCCACAGAGTTGGTGGAGGAAGCTCAAAGAAAGCTGACTTATGAGGTCAGCTTGTCTCTTGGCTGCTTCTTGAAATACCTCCGAGAAACAGGGAAGCCAGACACACACGTCTTGCTACTTTTGATAGCATCTGGTGCAGGATATCATGCGGATCACAATACATTTCAGTATCTCCTGGGGCATGATGAGTTACACTTCCTATTGGACAAAATGCAAACTGTGCAAAATAAATACCAAGAGCTCAAAAATACTTGCAACTACAGAGCTCAGGCATTCCTGGTGCTCACAGGTCTGACAGCAACAGCGGGCATCAAAGCTCTTT CAGAGGACAAAACACAACGCTTGGCATTGATCAAACATCACATGGGACAATCTTTGACTAAAGAAGTAGTACATGTCCTCACCAACCATGGAGATCATGATTGGGAAAACCTAGGAAAAGACTTGAGACTGCTCATTGATGGGAAATATGAGGATACTGTCTCTTCATTTCAACTGGAGGAGGTGATAAAAGAATTGCAAAGTGTCTTCCATGAAAAGAAAGAGCGCCATGAATCAcatgataatgaaaacaaaaaggaggAAGTCATAGAAAATGGAGCCTTCCAAGACTTACTCCAGCGTCTAGGCCTAGAATATTACTACCCAAGAAAAATGAGCAGAGCTGACTTCCAACTGATCCACAAGACTTCTGTGAAAAACACCCAGCCCTGCTCTGAAAGAGAACTTCCCTTCTATTTCTTACAGAAGCTATTGATGCTGGATTATGGGCTGAGATACCTGATCATCAAACatgaagaatacacagagaaccaAGTCTATTCAATCACCTCAAATCAAGAAAACGAGGCTTTTGATCCATATGAAGATCTACTtgaagaaagtgttagtcctACTAAGCCCTCAGCAGCCACTAAGGTCAGACCCTATGTTCACCCTATGGATGTTCAGATGGCAATTCTTCACTGTGCAGATGATTTTGCCAGACAGTATATTTTGGACAAACTTTCCATTTGTCAGTTTGCCCTCCCCCTTCTCATACCTAATCCTTGCAATGCTCAAATTGAATTCTCTCTCTGGTCTCTCAGACAAATTCGAAGGAGCTGGCAGCAAGTAGGGAAATCAATAAAAGAGGAGAAGGACAATTACACGAATCAACAGATGTGTTGTGTTTCTGCCCCCATTGTGTCCTTTATTAGAGTTGGAACGGGCTTCTCTGCCTCCAaatctcagatcatgaactgtcTTCTCAGTGAACGCAAACATGATGTCTTTTTTCACCGACATTGCAAAGGTAGCCGCAGAGACTGTCTCTTCATGGGAGGAGTGGTGGAAATCGCCTGGTTCTGTCCTGGGGGGGAAGAGCAGGACAGATTTGACAACTGCTTGACCTTTACGAATCTTCACGGAGATGCAAAAGAATATGAGAAGCAACTCGCCTTTTTGAAGGAGGTATCGTCCATAATTGTGATCCTGATGTCAATTTCTGATGACAATAAAGGAAACCGAAAAATAGTCAGTGACATGTGTCAGTCAACAAAACCTTTAATCTTGTTGCTTGATGATAAAGGAAAAGTCACAGTCGATAATTCTGGCCCAAGAGTGAGAATTGGGATCAGGAACAGAAATGAGGCAGAACTAATAGGGGAGCTCACAACTACAATCAGACGTTTGCTGGAGCTCTCTAACACTGCACTCAGCTTGGAGAACTGTGCCCAAGTTGCTCGCAAGCAAGGAATGCTTATTGATGAAGACCAGAGAGATTGCAAGGAAGCCAAAGAAAAGGCAAAGGGTCTAATGACCCTactgagagaaatggaaatacctCAGGTCAAGGAAAACTTACTACCTCTTCAGGGAAAACTGTGGCAACTTTGGTGTAAAAAGGACAAAGAACTCTATCATCTGAGAGAAAAGGGGAATCGCAGCATTGAACAACACAAAAGTGAGactgagacagaaaaacaaaagataagaCATAAACAATTGAGAAAAGCCTTTCCTCTCAATGCTTTAATGCGtcctgtccttgaaattctccaaaaTCTTTCAGAAACTCACACCAAACTCTACTTCCTCCAATGGCTGAATGTAGCTTTGGACAACCTGACTGCAGGACACTTGGAAAatctaaatgagaagaaaaaggcattggttttaaaaaaaaaggaagaggccCCAAAGAGTAGCTCTCTGAAAGACTGGCAAAAAGAGATAGAAGCTATTTCTAGAGAGATTAATGACTGTACCTTGGGAATTGAGCACATTCTCAGAGAAGCTGGCCAGATCTATGAAGCTCTGGAAGAAGCTTCACCCATGAAAGATACCctatttctctcccttccccacatTGCTGCAGATCTGATGATATCTGGTGTTCCCATTGAGCTGATGGATGGGGATGTTTCATATGTGCCCCTGAGGTGGGTGGCAGCTGTTTTTGACAAGCTCTCTGAGAAACTTGGAAACAAGCGGCTCTTTGTTCTCTCTGTCCTTGGCCTGCAGAGCTCAGGGAAGTCCACCCTGCTGAATGCCCTTTTTGGGCTGCAGTTCACTGTCAGTGCTGGGAGGTGTACCCGGGGGGCCTACATGCAGCTTCTGAAAGTGGAGGAGACATTCACAGCTGAATTTGGCTTTGACTTTGTGCTTGTTGTGGACACAGAGGGACTTCGAGCCCCAGAACTCAGCAACAAGTCCCAGAAACATGACAATGAGTTGGCAACCTTTGTCATCGGACTTGGAAGCTTGACTCTGATCAATATTTTTGGGGAAAATCCATCCGAAATGCAAGATATTCTACAAATAGTTGTCCAAGCTTTTATGAGGATGAAACAAGTAAAAATCTCTCCCAGTTGCCTCTTTGTCCATCAGAATGTGGGGGAAGTTACAGCTAATGACAAAACTATGGATGGAAGAAGGCGGCTGGAGGAGAGATTGGATGAAATGGCAGCAATAGCAGCTGAAGAAGAGCAGTGCTCCGATGTAACCTGCTTTAGTGATGTCATTAA